CAAAAAGCCCGGGTCACTCCGGGCTTTTTGCTGTTCAGGATCGGCTAGCGCTTGAGCCGATGACGCCGCGCCAGGCGCTCGACCGCGTCGCGCAGCGGGCCGCGTTCCAGCGTATCGGCCAGTTGCTCGAAGGCGCCGACTGCGGCTGCACCCATGGCTAAGTCCTTGGTCGATTTCGCTTTTTCCCGCCGCAGCGCAACTTGCACCTTGGGGCGGATTGCGGTAGCTTGCCATCCGGCTTGCCTGACTGCAGCCAGCAGCGTATCGCCAAACTGCTTGAGACGCGCTGCTGCTGCCGGTGAAGTCGTACCCAATACCAACGTGTCCCCTTCCAGCGTGACGGCAATGCAGCTGGCAGCCAGCGCAGGTGGCAGGCTGGCCCGCACGCAATTGGTCAGTCGATTGATGTCGCTGACGCGGGAGACCAGCTGCAGCAGCTGGCGATCCTGGCCGATGAAGGCCGGGTAGGCGGGGCGTTTGGCCATGACAATGGGTCCGCAGGACCGGATGGAGAGTTAACCTTCCATGAATATTATTCTGGTTTCGAGCCGCTTCTCCAGCGCTCGCCAACTCGGTCCGTACACCATTGCCGCACTCGCGGGCGCCGTAGCGCTGTTTGCAGGCGGTGCTGGCCTTGCCACCGGCCTACTGTTGCAGGGCACATCGACGCCGCAGCTGTTCCAGCTGACCAAGTCGCCGCGCCAAGCTGACCTCGACGTGCTGGCGGTGAAGCTTGGCGAATTGCAGGCCAAACTCACCCGGCTCGATGGTTTGGCCAAGCAGGTGGGCCTGAAGACCGGGATCGACGTGAAGCCTTTTCTGTCCAGCCAACCGGCACCGACAGGCGGCATCGAGCAGC
This region of Chitinolyticbacter meiyuanensis genomic DNA includes:
- a CDS encoding DciA family protein gives rise to the protein MAKRPAYPAFIGQDRQLLQLVSRVSDINRLTNCVRASLPPALAASCIAVTLEGDTLVLGTTSPAAAARLKQFGDTLLAAVRQAGWQATAIRPKVQVALRREKAKSTKDLAMGAAAVGAFEQLADTLERGPLRDAVERLARRHRLKR